The Cyclopterus lumpus isolate fCycLum1 chromosome 12, fCycLum1.pri, whole genome shotgun sequence genome window below encodes:
- the LOC117740991 gene encoding formin-binding protein 1 isoform X14, with protein sequence MSWGSELWDQFDNLEKHTQWGIEFVEKYTKFVKERSEIETNYAKQIRNLSKKYQPKKNSREEEESKFTFCQAFLTSLNELNDYAGQHEVIAENLTSQIITELSRYLQELKGERKSHFHDGRKAQQHIESSWKQLESCKRRFERDCKEADRAQQYFERMDADINVTKADVEKARQHAQSRHQMASDSKSDYSSYLQKFNQEQNEHYFTVIPNIFQKLQDMEEKRIDRIGVSMRTFADVDRQVLPIVGKCLDGMTKAAESIEPKTDSKQVVESYKSGFEPPGDVDFEDYGQAMTRTPSDTSLSNSREAKEKPAGKSKGKLWPFIKNKNKSPKQHKEPLSHRLNDFMTSKPKLHCLRSLRRGLSLKLITLNSHVRNLIEGEWEGSGPEDFSHLPPEQRRKKLLGKMEDLNKDIQKEMDQRDALTKMKDVYVKNPQMGDPASVDPRLSEIALNIEKLQFEAQKFEGWLAEVEERMPSKSDTNRRSGLYETQNNTPVSNNCAQDRESPDGSYTEEQNSETQVKANVNPVLPTSSTPEFDDEFDDEETLPTIGTCKALYPFEGHNEGTISVAEGELLYVIEEDKGDGWTRVRRNEDEEGYVPSSYVEVFLETNAKGAMTYI encoded by the exons GATCAGTTCGACAACTTGGAGAAGCACACGCAGTGGGGGATCGAATTTGTGGAGAAGTACACCAAATTCGTCAAGGAGAGGTCGGAGATCGAAACCAACTATGCAAAACAAATTAG GAATCTATCAAAGAAGTATCAACCCAAGAAGAACTCacgagaagaggaagagagcaa GTTCACCTTCTGTCAAGCCTTCCTGACGTCCCTGAACGAGTTGAATGACTACGCGGGTCAACACGAGGTCATAGCGGAGAACCTGACGTCTCAAATCATCACCGAGCTCTCGCGCTACCTGCAGGAGCTCAAGGGCGAGAGGAAATCG CACTTCCATGATGGCCGCAAGGCGCAGCAGCACATCGAGAGCTCGTGGAAACAGCTGGAATCG TGTAAAAGGAGGTTTGAGAGGGACTGTAAAGAGGCGGACCGGGCGCAGCAGTACTTCGAGAGGATGGACGCCGACATCAACGTGACGAAGGCCGACGTGGAAAAG GCCCGACAGCATGCTCAGTCCAGGCACCAGATGGCTTCAGACAGTAAGAGCGACTACTCCTCCTACCTGCAGAAGTTCAACCAGGAACAGAACGAACATTACTTCACAGTCATCCCCAACATATTCCAG AAACTTCaagacatggaggagaagagaaTCGACAGGATAGGAGTGAGCATGAGGACGTTCGCCGACGTGGACCGCCAGGTGCTGCCCATCGTGGGGAAATGTTTAGACGGCATGACGAAAGCCGCCGAGTCCATCGAGCCCAAGACt GACTCCAAGCAGGTGGTGGAGTCCTACAAGTCCGGGTTCGAGCCCCCGGGGGACGTGGACTTCGAGGACTACGGCCAGGCCATGACGAGGACGCCGTCCGACACCAGCCTGTCCAACTCCAGAGAGGCCAAGGAGAAGCCGGCAGGCAAGAGCAAGGGCAAGCTGTGGCCCTTCatcaagaacaagaacaag TCTCCCAAGCAGCACAAGGAGCCCCTCTCCCACCGCCTCAACGACTTCATGACCTCCAAGCCCAAATTGCACTGCCTCCGGAGCCTGAGGCGAGGG CTTTCTCTCAAGCTG ATCACACTCAATTCCCACGTCCGGAATCTCATTGAG GGAGAATGGGAG ggcTCTGGACCGGAGGACTTCAGCCACCTGCCAccggagcagaggaggaagaagctgCTGGGCAAGATGGAGGACCTGAATAAGGACATCCAGAAGGAGATGGACCAGAG GGACGCGCTGACGAAGATGAAAGACGTGTACGTGAAGAACCCCCAGATGGGCGACCCCGCCAGCGTCGACCCCCGGCTATCGGAAATCGCCCTGAACATCGAGAAGCTGCAGTTCGAAGCGCAGAAGTTTGAG ggctgGTTagcggaggtggaggagaggatgcCGTCCAAGAGCGATACGAACCGTAGAAGTGGCCTCTATGAGacccagaacaacacgcccgtGAGCAACAACTGCGCTCAGGACCGAGAGAG CCCGGACGGCAGCTACACGGAGGAGCAGAACTCAGAGACTCAGGTCAAGGCCAACGTCAACCCCGTCCTCCCCACCTCCAGCACGCCGGAGTTCGACGACGAGTTCGACGACGAGGAGACGCTGCCCACCATCGGCACCTGCAAGGCCTTGTACCCGTTCGAAG GTCACAACGAGGGCACCATCTCCGTGGCGGAGGGCGAGCTGCTGTACGTCATAGAAGAGGACAAAGGGGACGGATGGACGCGAGTGCGCAGgaacgaggacgaggagggatACGTGCCCTCCTCCTACGTCGAGGTCTTTTTGGAAACCAATGCCAAAGGTGCTATGACGTACATTTAA
- the LOC117740991 gene encoding formin-binding protein 1 isoform X11, which produces MLRALVARVALFARSITRHSSGPTLGAYRAEETTAGLGKTSDMVEERMGDCWSHTKDQFDNLEKHTQWGIEFVEKYTKFVKERSEIETNYAKQIRNLSKKYQPKKNSREEEESKFTFCQAFLTSLNELNDYAGQHEVIAENLTSQIITELSRYLQELKGERKSHFHDGRKAQQHIESSWKQLESCKRRFERDCKEADRAQQYFERMDADINVTKADVEKARQHAQSRHQMASDSKSDYSSYLQKFNQEQNEHYFTVIPNIFQKLQDMEEKRIDRIGVSMRTFADVDRQVLPIVGKCLDGMTKAAESIEPKTDSKQVVESYKSGFEPPGDVDFEDYGQAMTRTPSDTSLSNSREAKEKPAGKSKGKLWPFIKNKNKITLNSHVRNLIEGSGPEDFSHLPPEQRRKKLLGKMEDLNKDIQKEMDQRDALTKMKDVYVKNPQMGDPASVDPRLSEIALNIEKLQFEAQKFEGWLAEVEERMPSKSDTNRRSGLYETQNNTPVSNNCAQDRESPDGSYTEEQNSETQVKANVNPVLPTSSTPEFDDEFDDEETLPTIGTCKALYPFEGHNEGTISVAEGELLYVIEEDKGDGWTRVRRNEDEEGYVPSSYVEVFLETNAKGAMTYI; this is translated from the exons ATGCTTCGAGCACTCGTAGCGCGCGTCGCGCTGTTTGCTCGGAGCATCACGCGACACTCTTCCGGGCCGACACTCGGCGCGTACCGGGCTGAGGAGACGACAGCCGGACTCGGGAAGACCTCAGACATGGTCGAGGAGAGGATGGGCGACTGTTGGAGTCACACCAAG GATCAGTTCGACAACTTGGAGAAGCACACGCAGTGGGGGATCGAATTTGTGGAGAAGTACACCAAATTCGTCAAGGAGAGGTCGGAGATCGAAACCAACTATGCAAAACAAATTAG GAATCTATCAAAGAAGTATCAACCCAAGAAGAACTCacgagaagaggaagagagcaa GTTCACCTTCTGTCAAGCCTTCCTGACGTCCCTGAACGAGTTGAATGACTACGCGGGTCAACACGAGGTCATAGCGGAGAACCTGACGTCTCAAATCATCACCGAGCTCTCGCGCTACCTGCAGGAGCTCAAGGGCGAGAGGAAATCG CACTTCCATGATGGCCGCAAGGCGCAGCAGCACATCGAGAGCTCGTGGAAACAGCTGGAATCG TGTAAAAGGAGGTTTGAGAGGGACTGTAAAGAGGCGGACCGGGCGCAGCAGTACTTCGAGAGGATGGACGCCGACATCAACGTGACGAAGGCCGACGTGGAAAAG GCCCGACAGCATGCTCAGTCCAGGCACCAGATGGCTTCAGACAGTAAGAGCGACTACTCCTCCTACCTGCAGAAGTTCAACCAGGAACAGAACGAACATTACTTCACAGTCATCCCCAACATATTCCAG AAACTTCaagacatggaggagaagagaaTCGACAGGATAGGAGTGAGCATGAGGACGTTCGCCGACGTGGACCGCCAGGTGCTGCCCATCGTGGGGAAATGTTTAGACGGCATGACGAAAGCCGCCGAGTCCATCGAGCCCAAGACt GACTCCAAGCAGGTGGTGGAGTCCTACAAGTCCGGGTTCGAGCCCCCGGGGGACGTGGACTTCGAGGACTACGGCCAGGCCATGACGAGGACGCCGTCCGACACCAGCCTGTCCAACTCCAGAGAGGCCAAGGAGAAGCCGGCAGGCAAGAGCAAGGGCAAGCTGTGGCCCTTCatcaagaacaagaacaag ATCACACTCAATTCCCACGTCCGGAATCTCATTGAG ggcTCTGGACCGGAGGACTTCAGCCACCTGCCAccggagcagaggaggaagaagctgCTGGGCAAGATGGAGGACCTGAATAAGGACATCCAGAAGGAGATGGACCAGAG GGACGCGCTGACGAAGATGAAAGACGTGTACGTGAAGAACCCCCAGATGGGCGACCCCGCCAGCGTCGACCCCCGGCTATCGGAAATCGCCCTGAACATCGAGAAGCTGCAGTTCGAAGCGCAGAAGTTTGAG ggctgGTTagcggaggtggaggagaggatgcCGTCCAAGAGCGATACGAACCGTAGAAGTGGCCTCTATGAGacccagaacaacacgcccgtGAGCAACAACTGCGCTCAGGACCGAGAGAG CCCGGACGGCAGCTACACGGAGGAGCAGAACTCAGAGACTCAGGTCAAGGCCAACGTCAACCCCGTCCTCCCCACCTCCAGCACGCCGGAGTTCGACGACGAGTTCGACGACGAGGAGACGCTGCCCACCATCGGCACCTGCAAGGCCTTGTACCCGTTCGAAG GTCACAACGAGGGCACCATCTCCGTGGCGGAGGGCGAGCTGCTGTACGTCATAGAAGAGGACAAAGGGGACGGATGGACGCGAGTGCGCAGgaacgaggacgaggagggatACGTGCCCTCCTCCTACGTCGAGGTCTTTTTGGAAACCAATGCCAAAGGTGCTATGACGTACATTTAA
- the LOC117740991 gene encoding formin-binding protein 1 isoform X10, with protein MLRALVARVALFARSITRHSSGPTLGAYRAEETTAGLGKTSDMVEERMGDCWSHTKDQFDNLEKHTQWGIEFVEKYTKFVKERSEIETNYAKQIRNLSKKYQPKKNSREEEESKFTFCQAFLTSLNELNDYAGQHEVIAENLTSQIITELSRYLQELKGERKSHFHDGRKAQQHIESSWKQLESCKRRFERDCKEADRAQQYFERMDADINVTKADVEKARQHAQSRHQMASDSKSDYSSYLQKFNQEQNEHYFTVIPNIFQKLQDMEEKRIDRIGVSMRTFADVDRQVLPIVGKCLDGMTKAAESIEPKTDSKQVVESYKSGFEPPGDVDFEDYGQAMTRTPSDTSLSNSREAKEKPAGKSKGKLWPFIKNKNKLSLKLITLNSHVRNLIEGSGPEDFSHLPPEQRRKKLLGKMEDLNKDIQKEMDQRDALTKMKDVYVKNPQMGDPASVDPRLSEIALNIEKLQFEAQKFEGWLAEVEERMPSKSDTNRRSGLYETQNNTPVSNNCAQDRESPDGSYTEEQNSETQVKANVNPVLPTSSTPEFDDEFDDEETLPTIGTCKALYPFEGHNEGTISVAEGELLYVIEEDKGDGWTRVRRNEDEEGYVPSSYVEVFLETNAKGAMTYI; from the exons ATGCTTCGAGCACTCGTAGCGCGCGTCGCGCTGTTTGCTCGGAGCATCACGCGACACTCTTCCGGGCCGACACTCGGCGCGTACCGGGCTGAGGAGACGACAGCCGGACTCGGGAAGACCTCAGACATGGTCGAGGAGAGGATGGGCGACTGTTGGAGTCACACCAAG GATCAGTTCGACAACTTGGAGAAGCACACGCAGTGGGGGATCGAATTTGTGGAGAAGTACACCAAATTCGTCAAGGAGAGGTCGGAGATCGAAACCAACTATGCAAAACAAATTAG GAATCTATCAAAGAAGTATCAACCCAAGAAGAACTCacgagaagaggaagagagcaa GTTCACCTTCTGTCAAGCCTTCCTGACGTCCCTGAACGAGTTGAATGACTACGCGGGTCAACACGAGGTCATAGCGGAGAACCTGACGTCTCAAATCATCACCGAGCTCTCGCGCTACCTGCAGGAGCTCAAGGGCGAGAGGAAATCG CACTTCCATGATGGCCGCAAGGCGCAGCAGCACATCGAGAGCTCGTGGAAACAGCTGGAATCG TGTAAAAGGAGGTTTGAGAGGGACTGTAAAGAGGCGGACCGGGCGCAGCAGTACTTCGAGAGGATGGACGCCGACATCAACGTGACGAAGGCCGACGTGGAAAAG GCCCGACAGCATGCTCAGTCCAGGCACCAGATGGCTTCAGACAGTAAGAGCGACTACTCCTCCTACCTGCAGAAGTTCAACCAGGAACAGAACGAACATTACTTCACAGTCATCCCCAACATATTCCAG AAACTTCaagacatggaggagaagagaaTCGACAGGATAGGAGTGAGCATGAGGACGTTCGCCGACGTGGACCGCCAGGTGCTGCCCATCGTGGGGAAATGTTTAGACGGCATGACGAAAGCCGCCGAGTCCATCGAGCCCAAGACt GACTCCAAGCAGGTGGTGGAGTCCTACAAGTCCGGGTTCGAGCCCCCGGGGGACGTGGACTTCGAGGACTACGGCCAGGCCATGACGAGGACGCCGTCCGACACCAGCCTGTCCAACTCCAGAGAGGCCAAGGAGAAGCCGGCAGGCAAGAGCAAGGGCAAGCTGTGGCCCTTCatcaagaacaagaacaag CTTTCTCTCAAGCTG ATCACACTCAATTCCCACGTCCGGAATCTCATTGAG ggcTCTGGACCGGAGGACTTCAGCCACCTGCCAccggagcagaggaggaagaagctgCTGGGCAAGATGGAGGACCTGAATAAGGACATCCAGAAGGAGATGGACCAGAG GGACGCGCTGACGAAGATGAAAGACGTGTACGTGAAGAACCCCCAGATGGGCGACCCCGCCAGCGTCGACCCCCGGCTATCGGAAATCGCCCTGAACATCGAGAAGCTGCAGTTCGAAGCGCAGAAGTTTGAG ggctgGTTagcggaggtggaggagaggatgcCGTCCAAGAGCGATACGAACCGTAGAAGTGGCCTCTATGAGacccagaacaacacgcccgtGAGCAACAACTGCGCTCAGGACCGAGAGAG CCCGGACGGCAGCTACACGGAGGAGCAGAACTCAGAGACTCAGGTCAAGGCCAACGTCAACCCCGTCCTCCCCACCTCCAGCACGCCGGAGTTCGACGACGAGTTCGACGACGAGGAGACGCTGCCCACCATCGGCACCTGCAAGGCCTTGTACCCGTTCGAAG GTCACAACGAGGGCACCATCTCCGTGGCGGAGGGCGAGCTGCTGTACGTCATAGAAGAGGACAAAGGGGACGGATGGACGCGAGTGCGCAGgaacgaggacgaggagggatACGTGCCCTCCTCCTACGTCGAGGTCTTTTTGGAAACCAATGCCAAAGGTGCTATGACGTACATTTAA
- the LOC117740991 gene encoding formin-binding protein 1 homolog isoform X9 yields MLRALVARVALFARSITRHSSGPTLGAYRAEETTAGLGKTSDMVEERMGDCWSHTKDQFDNLEKHTQWGIEFVEKYTKFVKERSEIETNYAKQIRNLSKKYQPKKNSREEEESKFTFCQAFLTSLNELNDYAGQHEVIAENLTSQIITELSRYLQELKGERKSHFHDGRKAQQHIESSWKQLESCKRRFERDCKEADRAQQYFERMDADINVTKADVEKARQHAQSRHQMASDSKSDYSSYLQKFNQEQNEHYFTVIPNIFQKLQDMEEKRIDRIGVSMRTFADVDRQVLPIVGKCLDGMTKAAESIEPKTDSKQVVESYKSGFEPPGDVDFEDYGQAMTRTPSDTSLSNSREAKEKPAGKSKGKLWPFIKNKNKLSLKLITLNSHVRNLIEGEWEGSGPEDFSHLPPEQRRKKLLGKMEDLNKDIQKEMDQRDALTKMKDVYVKNPQMGDPASVDPRLSEIALNIEKLQFEAQKFEGWLAEVEERMPSKSDTNRRSGLYETQNNTPVSNNCAQDRESPDGSYTEEQNSETQVKANVNPVLPTSSTPEFDDEFDDEETLPTIGTCKALYPFEGHNEGTISVAEGELLYVIEEDKGDGWTRVRRNEDEEGYVPSSYVEVFLETNAKGAMTYI; encoded by the exons ATGCTTCGAGCACTCGTAGCGCGCGTCGCGCTGTTTGCTCGGAGCATCACGCGACACTCTTCCGGGCCGACACTCGGCGCGTACCGGGCTGAGGAGACGACAGCCGGACTCGGGAAGACCTCAGACATGGTCGAGGAGAGGATGGGCGACTGTTGGAGTCACACCAAG GATCAGTTCGACAACTTGGAGAAGCACACGCAGTGGGGGATCGAATTTGTGGAGAAGTACACCAAATTCGTCAAGGAGAGGTCGGAGATCGAAACCAACTATGCAAAACAAATTAG GAATCTATCAAAGAAGTATCAACCCAAGAAGAACTCacgagaagaggaagagagcaa GTTCACCTTCTGTCAAGCCTTCCTGACGTCCCTGAACGAGTTGAATGACTACGCGGGTCAACACGAGGTCATAGCGGAGAACCTGACGTCTCAAATCATCACCGAGCTCTCGCGCTACCTGCAGGAGCTCAAGGGCGAGAGGAAATCG CACTTCCATGATGGCCGCAAGGCGCAGCAGCACATCGAGAGCTCGTGGAAACAGCTGGAATCG TGTAAAAGGAGGTTTGAGAGGGACTGTAAAGAGGCGGACCGGGCGCAGCAGTACTTCGAGAGGATGGACGCCGACATCAACGTGACGAAGGCCGACGTGGAAAAG GCCCGACAGCATGCTCAGTCCAGGCACCAGATGGCTTCAGACAGTAAGAGCGACTACTCCTCCTACCTGCAGAAGTTCAACCAGGAACAGAACGAACATTACTTCACAGTCATCCCCAACATATTCCAG AAACTTCaagacatggaggagaagagaaTCGACAGGATAGGAGTGAGCATGAGGACGTTCGCCGACGTGGACCGCCAGGTGCTGCCCATCGTGGGGAAATGTTTAGACGGCATGACGAAAGCCGCCGAGTCCATCGAGCCCAAGACt GACTCCAAGCAGGTGGTGGAGTCCTACAAGTCCGGGTTCGAGCCCCCGGGGGACGTGGACTTCGAGGACTACGGCCAGGCCATGACGAGGACGCCGTCCGACACCAGCCTGTCCAACTCCAGAGAGGCCAAGGAGAAGCCGGCAGGCAAGAGCAAGGGCAAGCTGTGGCCCTTCatcaagaacaagaacaag CTTTCTCTCAAGCTG ATCACACTCAATTCCCACGTCCGGAATCTCATTGAG GGAGAATGGGAG ggcTCTGGACCGGAGGACTTCAGCCACCTGCCAccggagcagaggaggaagaagctgCTGGGCAAGATGGAGGACCTGAATAAGGACATCCAGAAGGAGATGGACCAGAG GGACGCGCTGACGAAGATGAAAGACGTGTACGTGAAGAACCCCCAGATGGGCGACCCCGCCAGCGTCGACCCCCGGCTATCGGAAATCGCCCTGAACATCGAGAAGCTGCAGTTCGAAGCGCAGAAGTTTGAG ggctgGTTagcggaggtggaggagaggatgcCGTCCAAGAGCGATACGAACCGTAGAAGTGGCCTCTATGAGacccagaacaacacgcccgtGAGCAACAACTGCGCTCAGGACCGAGAGAG CCCGGACGGCAGCTACACGGAGGAGCAGAACTCAGAGACTCAGGTCAAGGCCAACGTCAACCCCGTCCTCCCCACCTCCAGCACGCCGGAGTTCGACGACGAGTTCGACGACGAGGAGACGCTGCCCACCATCGGCACCTGCAAGGCCTTGTACCCGTTCGAAG GTCACAACGAGGGCACCATCTCCGTGGCGGAGGGCGAGCTGCTGTACGTCATAGAAGAGGACAAAGGGGACGGATGGACGCGAGTGCGCAGgaacgaggacgaggagggatACGTGCCCTCCTCCTACGTCGAGGTCTTTTTGGAAACCAATGCCAAAGGTGCTATGACGTACATTTAA
- the LOC117740991 gene encoding formin-binding protein 1 isoform X3, which translates to MLRALVARVALFARSITRHSSGPTLGAYRAEETTAGLGKTSDMVEERMGDCWSHTKDQFDNLEKHTQWGIEFVEKYTKFVKERSEIETNYAKQIRNLSKKYQPKKNSREEEESKFTFCQAFLTSLNELNDYAGQHEVIAENLTSQIITELSRYLQELKGERKSHFHDGRKAQQHIESSWKQLESCKRRFERDCKEADRAQQYFERMDADINVTKADVEKARQHAQSRHQMASDSKSDYSSYLQKFNQEQNEHYFTVIPNIFQKLQDMEEKRIDRIGVSMRTFADVDRQVLPIVGKCLDGMTKAAESIEPKTDSKQVVESYKSGFEPPGDVDFEDYGQAMTRTPSDTSLSNSREAKEKPAGKSKGKLWPFIKNKNKSPKQHKEPLSHRLNDFMTSKPKLHCLRSLRRGLSLKLITLNSHVRNLIEGSGPEDFSHLPPEQRRKKLLGKMEDLNKDIQKEMDQRDALTKMKDVYVKNPQMGDPASVDPRLSEIALNIEKLQFEAQKFEGWLAEVEERMPSKSDTNRRSGLYETQNNTPVSNNCAQDRESPDGSYTEEQNSETQVKANVNPVLPTSSTPEFDDEFDDEETLPTIGTCKALYPFEGHNEGTISVAEGELLYVIEEDKGDGWTRVRRNEDEEGYVPSSYVEVFLETNAKGAMTYI; encoded by the exons ATGCTTCGAGCACTCGTAGCGCGCGTCGCGCTGTTTGCTCGGAGCATCACGCGACACTCTTCCGGGCCGACACTCGGCGCGTACCGGGCTGAGGAGACGACAGCCGGACTCGGGAAGACCTCAGACATGGTCGAGGAGAGGATGGGCGACTGTTGGAGTCACACCAAG GATCAGTTCGACAACTTGGAGAAGCACACGCAGTGGGGGATCGAATTTGTGGAGAAGTACACCAAATTCGTCAAGGAGAGGTCGGAGATCGAAACCAACTATGCAAAACAAATTAG GAATCTATCAAAGAAGTATCAACCCAAGAAGAACTCacgagaagaggaagagagcaa GTTCACCTTCTGTCAAGCCTTCCTGACGTCCCTGAACGAGTTGAATGACTACGCGGGTCAACACGAGGTCATAGCGGAGAACCTGACGTCTCAAATCATCACCGAGCTCTCGCGCTACCTGCAGGAGCTCAAGGGCGAGAGGAAATCG CACTTCCATGATGGCCGCAAGGCGCAGCAGCACATCGAGAGCTCGTGGAAACAGCTGGAATCG TGTAAAAGGAGGTTTGAGAGGGACTGTAAAGAGGCGGACCGGGCGCAGCAGTACTTCGAGAGGATGGACGCCGACATCAACGTGACGAAGGCCGACGTGGAAAAG GCCCGACAGCATGCTCAGTCCAGGCACCAGATGGCTTCAGACAGTAAGAGCGACTACTCCTCCTACCTGCAGAAGTTCAACCAGGAACAGAACGAACATTACTTCACAGTCATCCCCAACATATTCCAG AAACTTCaagacatggaggagaagagaaTCGACAGGATAGGAGTGAGCATGAGGACGTTCGCCGACGTGGACCGCCAGGTGCTGCCCATCGTGGGGAAATGTTTAGACGGCATGACGAAAGCCGCCGAGTCCATCGAGCCCAAGACt GACTCCAAGCAGGTGGTGGAGTCCTACAAGTCCGGGTTCGAGCCCCCGGGGGACGTGGACTTCGAGGACTACGGCCAGGCCATGACGAGGACGCCGTCCGACACCAGCCTGTCCAACTCCAGAGAGGCCAAGGAGAAGCCGGCAGGCAAGAGCAAGGGCAAGCTGTGGCCCTTCatcaagaacaagaacaag TCTCCCAAGCAGCACAAGGAGCCCCTCTCCCACCGCCTCAACGACTTCATGACCTCCAAGCCCAAATTGCACTGCCTCCGGAGCCTGAGGCGAGGG CTTTCTCTCAAGCTG ATCACACTCAATTCCCACGTCCGGAATCTCATTGAG ggcTCTGGACCGGAGGACTTCAGCCACCTGCCAccggagcagaggaggaagaagctgCTGGGCAAGATGGAGGACCTGAATAAGGACATCCAGAAGGAGATGGACCAGAG GGACGCGCTGACGAAGATGAAAGACGTGTACGTGAAGAACCCCCAGATGGGCGACCCCGCCAGCGTCGACCCCCGGCTATCGGAAATCGCCCTGAACATCGAGAAGCTGCAGTTCGAAGCGCAGAAGTTTGAG ggctgGTTagcggaggtggaggagaggatgcCGTCCAAGAGCGATACGAACCGTAGAAGTGGCCTCTATGAGacccagaacaacacgcccgtGAGCAACAACTGCGCTCAGGACCGAGAGAG CCCGGACGGCAGCTACACGGAGGAGCAGAACTCAGAGACTCAGGTCAAGGCCAACGTCAACCCCGTCCTCCCCACCTCCAGCACGCCGGAGTTCGACGACGAGTTCGACGACGAGGAGACGCTGCCCACCATCGGCACCTGCAAGGCCTTGTACCCGTTCGAAG GTCACAACGAGGGCACCATCTCCGTGGCGGAGGGCGAGCTGCTGTACGTCATAGAAGAGGACAAAGGGGACGGATGGACGCGAGTGCGCAGgaacgaggacgaggagggatACGTGCCCTCCTCCTACGTCGAGGTCTTTTTGGAAACCAATGCCAAAGGTGCTATGACGTACATTTAA